DNA from Rhodopirellula islandica:
TCACCGCGAACGCTCGGATTCGGTTCACTCGCCGTCGGCGACCTAGGCGTAGATCGCAAACAGGATCGGCAATCCAATGCCGACCAACGAATGCAAGGCGATTGCAAACCAATACGGGCCTGGCGATTTCTCGCGTTCAACGACCATTTTGTCCGCTGCCCATCCGAGCATCGCGCATCCGGTGAACAGTTCCAACCCGATGAGCAGCAACGCGAACGCGGTGAAGACGAGCATCATCATTTCTTCTTCGCCCGTCGCTTGGCTTCGAGCAACCGTTCGGTGTAACTGGTCCCTGATGAGTCACCTTGGCTGCTTGCTGACGTCGACGGTCGCGATGCATCCTGGGAATCCGTTGGCCGCCCCAGTGGGGAATCCAAACCTTCGATGTCCGACCGTTTCGAGCCATCAGTGTCGATCGATTCCGGCTCGAACCGTGGGCTGGCTCGTCGTTGTTTGTGGACGTCCTCTTTGGTTTGACGCAGTTGATCCAATCTCGCGACCGTTGCCGTTTCAGGTTGGGCATCCCCCACCATTCGTTTCCACCAAGTCTTCAGGAATCCAAACCGAATCGCGACACGTCGCACCAACACGTCGGTGAAGAAAAACACACAAGCGGCCAACACAAACCATGGCCACGCATCACGAATTCGACGGGCCAACGGCAATCCACCACGGAACGTGTCCCGCGATAACAGGGCGTCATTCAAGGTTGCTTCCAGAGGCTCGGTGACGATCCCGGCTTCGCCTCCATCCGGTTTCATCGAGGCCAACTGAGCGATCAAGGTTTCGTTGGTTTCACGATACCGGAACTCTTCGCTGTAAGGCACCGTGACGCCAGCAGACAACGGCGCGTTGCCTTGGCCGGGAATCACGTTGACGAAGTAGGTTCCCGCTCGATCGATCGGAAACGACCCCTCGTAGCGTCCCGGTGCAGTCTGCTCCATGTCCAGCATCAATGGTTGAAGATCAGGGTCCAAAACCGAACCACCGACCTCCAAGAAGTTGAGGAAGGAATCGTCATCGTCGAGCGCGGTCACGATGACATCGACCATGTCATCTCGCACCTGTGTGGCCAACGAGAATTGACCGGTGTCGCCGGTCGGACGCATCAACCAACGCACCAATTGCGAATGCAGTTTTTCATAGCCGGGCCACCCCGTCCAAGCATTCGTCCAGCGTGCGCCCGCATCGGTTGTGAGCACCGCGGAGCGTCCCAGCCCGTAGGTCCAGGTGGCCAACACCGTCGCGTTTTCCGGCGTGCTGGGTTTCGGGGACTGAGCGATGACCTGAACCAGCGGGCTGTCTTTGACCTGAGTCATGACAAAACCGGTGATCGGTGGAAGCGAGTCCAGCCCATCGACGACCGGGTGCGGAAAGACAATCTGCGGGGTGACGCCGCCGGGTGGCTCGTAGATCAAAGGCCGCGTCACCCGGCGGGCTTCTCGCTGAAAAATGCCGGGCAATGCACGCCCCGACTTGACCGCGTAGTACTTGCCACCGGTGGACCGAGCGATGTCTTGCAAGCGTTTGCTGTCGGACAACCCGTGCGATTCCACCGCGACCGTGCTGATCGTGATGCTGTTGTCTTGGAAGGCTTGGATGACACTGTTGGTGGGTGCTCCCGGGTCCCCGTCGCTGATGATGATCAAATGCTTGACTGAAGCATCGGTTCGAACCAACCCCGCAACCGCCATCCGCATCGCCGGATCAAATTCCGGCATGTCGCCTGGTGACATCCGTCCCACCGCCGCCAGCATCGCGCGTCGATTGGGGCCGACCTCCAACATGCCTTTGGATCCGCCCCACAACCATTTGTCACCGTTCATGGTCCAGTGAACCACGCCGGCTTGATCCGCGCTGCCGAGTT
Protein-coding regions in this window:
- a CDS encoding VWA domain-containing protein, which translates into the protein MTFPFRLGFESPDYLWWLAALPLLWWLGWSHLRVLGAWRRVVALIVRTVVWTAIVAALAGVQLVWTSDRITVMYVLDQSESIPSAKRTAMLDYVIESVRRHRNATRGDRAGIIVFGRDAMIEIPPYDDNVPPIRRLESLLERTDATNLETALNLAQASMPEDTSRRIVIVTDGNENMGEARRIGSRIVDAGIGIDVVPVLKEAGGEVLVEKIDLPTNIRKGQPFEARIVVDRQGAKQSDPEKPVTGRLRVKQKVAGEEALLLEQTVELQPGKNVFPLQHKIDQPAAYTYEAEFIADDDEDDSLTQNNSATGYTYVRGKGRVLLIHGPEDIGDFELLIATLRDSNIEVTPMPTTQLFGSLAELQPYDAVILAGVARVSGDTTQTITSFSDDQIEMLVRNTQQLGAGLLMIGGPDSLGAGGWTGTELEKAMPVDFQIKNTKVQGVGALALIMHASEMAQGNYWQKQISIAAIEQLGSADQAGVVHWTMNGDKWLWGGSKGMLEVGPNRRAMLAAVGRMSPGDMPEFDPAMRMAVAGLVRTDASVKHLIIISDGDPGAPTNSVIQAFQDNSITISTVAVESHGLSDSKRLQDIARSTGGKYYAVKSGRALPGIFQREARRVTRPLIYEPPGGVTPQIVFPHPVVDGLDSLPPITGFVMTQVKDSPLVQVIAQSPKPSTPENATVLATWTYGLGRSAVLTTDAGARWTNAWTGWPGYEKLHSQLVRWLMRPTGDTGQFSLATQVRDDMVDVIVTALDDDDSFLNFLEVGGSVLDPDLQPLMLDMEQTAPGRYEGSFPIDRAGTYFVNVIPGQGNAPLSAGVTVPYSEEFRYRETNETLIAQLASMKPDGGEAGIVTEPLEATLNDALLSRDTFRGGLPLARRIRDAWPWFVLAACVFFFTDVLVRRVAIRFGFLKTWWKRMVGDAQPETATVARLDQLRQTKEDVHKQRRASPRFEPESIDTDGSKRSDIEGLDSPLGRPTDSQDASRPSTSASSQGDSSGTSYTERLLEAKRRAKKK